One Microbacterium sp. zg-B96 genomic region harbors:
- the pcaH gene encoding protocatechuate 3,4-dioxygenase subunit beta, which yields MTDTTAAAPETLLASPDQLSQAEITQEIRDRHAEYAAREASGERLPATMHDFPPYRSSILRHPTKNPKLVDPETIELVSPAFGQRDVAAIESDLTLQHAGEPLGERMTVRGTLRDSWGRPIRNQLIEIWQANSAGRYIHQRDQHPAPLDPNFTGAGRTITNDAGEYLFTTIKPGPYPWKNHVNAWRPAHIHFSIFGSSFTHRLVTQMYFPGDPLFALDPIYNTIWRQSDRDRLVGVYDHDLTSPEWSTGYRFDIVVDGSDATWFEPEEHDA from the coding sequence ATGACCGACACCACAGCCGCCGCGCCCGAGACGCTGCTCGCCTCGCCCGATCAGTTGTCGCAGGCCGAGATCACGCAGGAGATCAGGGACCGGCACGCAGAGTACGCCGCGCGCGAGGCGTCAGGCGAGCGCCTGCCCGCCACGATGCACGACTTCCCGCCCTACCGTTCCAGCATCCTGCGGCATCCGACGAAGAACCCGAAGCTCGTCGACCCCGAGACGATCGAACTGGTCTCGCCCGCATTCGGCCAGCGTGACGTCGCCGCGATCGAGTCCGACCTGACGCTGCAGCACGCGGGTGAGCCGCTGGGAGAGCGGATGACGGTGCGTGGCACGCTGCGCGACTCGTGGGGGCGCCCGATCCGCAACCAGTTGATCGAGATCTGGCAGGCCAACTCCGCCGGCCGGTACATCCACCAGCGCGACCAGCACCCCGCGCCCCTGGATCCGAACTTCACCGGCGCGGGACGCACGATCACGAATGACGCCGGCGAGTACCTGTTCACCACGATCAAGCCCGGGCCCTATCCGTGGAAGAACCACGTCAACGCGTGGCGGCCCGCCCACATCCACTTCTCGATCTTCGGGTCGTCGTTCACGCACCGGCTCGTGACGCAGATGTACTTCCCCGGTGACCCGCTGTTCGCCCTCGATCCGATCTACAACACGATCTGGCGACAGAGCGACCGCGACCGCCTCGTCGGCGTCTACGACCACGACCTCACCTCGCCGGAGTGGTCCACCGGCTACCGCTTCGACATCGTCGTCGACGGTTCGGATGCCACCTGGTTCGAGCCTGAGGAGCACGACGCATGA
- a CDS encoding IclR family transcriptional regulator, whose translation MANSPSGESGIDRLVRVLETFTPTRTVQTTAEIGRRAGLPSSTAHRLVGELADAGLLERDENRRVRIGMRLWELATRSSSALRLRQAALPFMERVQSRVREHTQLAILEQDEALFLERLSGPDSGANITRVAGRLPLHASSSGLVLLAFGGPALQERVLGGALRPLTSATLSDPAAVRRKLAEVRTLGHAIAPGYIEEVSTGIAVPILDETGNVVAALSVVVPRGAESEFAVVELQRAARDIERSLGYRR comes from the coding sequence ATGGCGAACTCCCCGTCCGGCGAATCCGGCATCGACCGGCTGGTCCGCGTCCTCGAGACCTTCACGCCCACGCGCACCGTGCAGACGACAGCGGAGATCGGGCGGCGGGCGGGGCTGCCGAGCTCGACAGCACATCGACTCGTGGGCGAACTGGCCGACGCCGGGCTGCTCGAGCGCGACGAGAATCGGCGCGTGCGCATCGGGATGCGCCTGTGGGAGCTGGCCACCCGTTCTTCGTCGGCGCTGCGGCTGCGCCAGGCGGCGCTGCCCTTCATGGAGCGGGTGCAGTCGCGGGTGCGCGAGCACACGCAGCTGGCGATCCTCGAGCAGGACGAGGCGCTGTTCCTCGAGCGCCTCAGCGGCCCCGATTCCGGCGCCAACATCACACGCGTCGCAGGTCGGCTGCCGCTTCACGCATCCAGCTCGGGCCTCGTCCTGCTGGCGTTCGGCGGGCCCGCGCTGCAGGAACGGGTGCTCGGCGGTGCGTTGCGGCCCCTGACATCGGCGACGCTGTCGGATCCGGCCGCCGTGCGCCGCAAGCTCGCGGAGGTGCGCACGCTGGGGCACGCGATCGCGCCCGGATACATCGAGGAGGTCTCCACCGGCATCGCCGTGCCGATTCTGGATGAGACCGGCAACGTCGTCGCTGCCCTCTCGGTCGTCGTGCCGCGGGGAGCGGAGTCGGAGTTCGCGGTCGTGGAACTGCAACGCGCGGCACGGGACATCGAGCGCTCACTCGGCTACCGCCGATAG
- a CDS encoding 4-hydroxybenzoate 3-monooxygenase — protein MTTITRTRVAIVGAGPAGLVLSQLLADAGIDSVVIDQRSREEIETTVRAGILEQGTVELLRRIDPGTRVDTVGRRHDGIELRFQGEGHRIDFAALVGRGVWLYPQHEALKDLLALRLAAGQDLRFGVTATRVDDVDTDRPRVIATDAEGGGIEIDADFVVGADGSRSVVRAAVTGSATGGYFREYPFAWFGILCEAPPSAEELIYSNSDHGFALISQRSPTVQRMYFQCDPEADPEALTQEQIWQTLQDRVPGTTLVEGPIFQRDVLRFRSFVAHEVRHGRAALVGDAAHTVPPTGAKGMNLAVADVVLLADALRALLVDRDAGLIDSFAERALRRIWKAQHFSWWMTNMLHVAPDATDFDRLRQVGELRSVVESEAGRTYLAEAYTGWPLER, from the coding sequence ATGACCACCATCACGCGTACGCGTGTCGCCATCGTCGGGGCCGGTCCCGCCGGCCTCGTGCTGTCCCAGCTGCTCGCCGACGCGGGGATCGACTCCGTCGTCATCGACCAGCGTTCCCGCGAAGAGATCGAGACGACGGTGCGCGCCGGCATCCTGGAGCAGGGGACGGTGGAGCTGCTGCGGCGCATCGACCCTGGCACCCGCGTGGACACGGTGGGCCGGCGGCACGACGGGATCGAGCTGCGGTTCCAGGGTGAGGGGCACCGCATCGACTTCGCGGCCCTCGTGGGGCGCGGTGTCTGGCTGTACCCGCAGCACGAGGCGCTGAAGGACCTGCTGGCGCTGCGCCTGGCCGCGGGGCAGGATCTGCGGTTCGGGGTGACCGCGACGCGCGTCGACGACGTCGACACCGACCGGCCGCGGGTGATCGCGACGGATGCCGAAGGCGGCGGGATCGAGATCGACGCGGACTTCGTGGTGGGCGCCGACGGCTCGCGCAGCGTCGTGCGCGCCGCCGTGACGGGGTCGGCGACCGGCGGGTACTTCCGCGAATACCCGTTCGCGTGGTTCGGCATCCTGTGCGAAGCGCCGCCGAGTGCCGAGGAGCTGATCTACTCCAACTCCGACCACGGTTTCGCGCTGATCAGCCAACGCAGCCCCACGGTGCAGCGCATGTACTTCCAGTGCGACCCGGAGGCCGATCCCGAGGCGCTCACGCAGGAGCAGATCTGGCAGACCCTGCAGGATCGGGTGCCGGGCACGACGCTCGTCGAGGGCCCGATCTTCCAGCGGGATGTGCTGAGGTTCCGCAGCTTCGTCGCGCACGAGGTGCGCCACGGCCGGGCCGCGCTCGTGGGCGACGCCGCGCACACCGTGCCGCCCACCGGAGCGAAGGGGATGAACCTCGCCGTTGCCGACGTCGTGCTGCTCGCCGATGCGCTGCGCGCCCTGCTGGTCGACCGCGACGCGGGGCTGATCGACTCGTTCGCCGAGCGGGCGCTGCGGCGCATCTGGAAGGCGCAGCACTTCTCGTGGTGGATGACGAACATGCTGCACGTCGCGCCGGATGCCACCGACTTCGACCGGCTGCGGCAGGTCGGCGAGCTGCGGTCGGTGGTCGAATCCGAGGCGGGTCGCACGTATCTCGCGGAGGCGTACACCGGGTGGCCGCTGGAGCGGTGA
- a CDS encoding cobalamin-independent methionine synthase II family protein — protein MTEIQTTTAGSLPRTQALIDANGARTFADDGFTLQSTPEFEQLTAQAVADVVERQRDAGITLVGDGEFGKAMSNAVDYGAWWSYSFQRAAGLSLTEVNAFNEPPVRSEPGDIKLTSFLDRRDRQLFPAVYAEVVEVGRNATGFPTTTGPITYRGQAAVASDIRHLKASLREGEQGFLTAIAPGSAARVRNDYYATEEEHIWAWADALREEYRAIVDAGLIVQLDDPSLAENFDQISPEPSIADYQAFTKIRVDAINHAIAGLPKEQVRLHLCWGSWHGPHTTDVELRHILPVVLGANVGSISFEAGNVRHEHEYTVWGEQALPDDLVLVPGVVSHATNVVEHPDLVAQRIARFAGIVGADRVIASTDCGLGGRVHADIAWAKLASLGEGARRAAARV, from the coding sequence ATGACCGAGATCCAGACCACCACCGCCGGCAGCCTGCCCCGCACGCAGGCTCTCATCGACGCGAACGGTGCCCGCACCTTCGCCGACGACGGCTTCACGCTGCAGTCGACGCCGGAGTTCGAGCAGCTCACGGCGCAGGCGGTGGCCGACGTCGTCGAGCGTCAGCGCGACGCCGGCATCACGCTGGTCGGCGACGGTGAGTTCGGCAAGGCGATGTCGAACGCCGTCGATTACGGGGCGTGGTGGTCGTACTCGTTCCAGCGCGCCGCCGGGCTGTCGCTGACCGAGGTCAACGCGTTCAACGAGCCGCCGGTGCGCTCCGAGCCCGGCGACATCAAGCTCACCTCGTTCCTGGACCGCCGTGACCGGCAGCTGTTCCCTGCGGTGTACGCCGAGGTCGTCGAGGTGGGGCGCAACGCCACCGGGTTCCCGACCACGACGGGGCCGATCACGTACCGCGGCCAGGCGGCCGTGGCATCCGACATCCGGCACCTCAAGGCGTCGCTGCGCGAGGGCGAGCAGGGCTTCCTCACCGCGATCGCGCCGGGGTCGGCCGCCCGCGTGCGCAACGACTACTACGCCACCGAGGAGGAGCACATCTGGGCGTGGGCGGACGCGCTGCGCGAGGAGTACCGCGCGATCGTGGATGCCGGGCTCATCGTGCAGCTGGACGACCCGTCACTGGCGGAGAACTTCGACCAGATCAGCCCGGAGCCGTCGATCGCCGACTACCAGGCGTTCACGAAGATCCGGGTCGACGCGATCAACCACGCCATCGCGGGGCTCCCCAAGGAGCAGGTGCGCCTGCACCTGTGCTGGGGCTCGTGGCACGGGCCTCACACGACCGACGTCGAGCTGCGGCACATCCTGCCGGTCGTGCTGGGGGCCAACGTCGGGTCGATCTCGTTCGAGGCCGGCAACGTCCGCCACGAGCACGAGTACACGGTGTGGGGCGAGCAGGCGCTGCCCGACGACCTGGTGCTCGTGCCCGGTGTCGTGAGCCACGCGACGAACGTCGTGGAGCACCCCGACCTCGTCGCGCAGCGGATCGCCCGGTTCGCCGGCATCGTGGGTGCCGACCGCGTGATCGCCTCGACCGACTGCGGCCTGGGCGGCCGGGTACACGCGGACATCGCGTGGGCCAAGCTCGCGTCCCTCGGCGAGGGCGCCCGCCGCGCCGCCGCGCGGGTCTGA
- the purU gene encoding formyltetrahydrofolate deformylase, which produces MAVHTPHLLPAHACLIVHGKDQPGIVAAVSAMITRIGGNIVAFDQYSDDPIGGAYFQRVVFHRPDFAADRPQIEAEIAGVLDEFELQWSLTDQSVPKRMAILASKQDHCLLDLLWRHRRGDLPVTVPMVISNHTTAAEDVRSFGVPFFHVPSNPGPDKSESEAKMLELLVGNVDFVVLARYMQILSSDFLDKLGVPVINIHHSFLPAFIGAEPYKKAKQRGVKLIGATSHYVTTDLDEGPIIEQDTVRVTHADSAAELARRGADVERQVLSRAVLWHAQDRVIRHGNHTIVF; this is translated from the coding sequence ATGGCCGTGCACACACCGCACCTTCTCCCCGCCCACGCGTGCCTCATCGTGCACGGTAAGGACCAGCCCGGCATCGTCGCGGCGGTCTCGGCGATGATCACCCGCATCGGTGGCAACATCGTCGCGTTCGACCAGTACTCCGACGACCCGATCGGTGGCGCGTACTTCCAGCGGGTTGTGTTCCACCGCCCCGACTTCGCGGCCGACCGCCCGCAGATCGAGGCGGAGATCGCCGGCGTGCTCGACGAGTTCGAATTGCAGTGGTCGCTCACCGATCAGTCGGTGCCCAAGCGCATGGCGATCCTCGCGTCCAAGCAGGACCACTGCCTGCTCGACCTGCTGTGGCGCCACCGCCGGGGCGACCTCCCGGTGACGGTGCCGATGGTCATCTCCAACCACACCACCGCCGCGGAGGACGTCCGCTCCTTCGGGGTGCCGTTCTTCCACGTACCGTCGAACCCGGGGCCGGACAAGTCCGAATCCGAAGCGAAGATGCTCGAGCTGCTGGTCGGCAACGTCGACTTCGTCGTGCTGGCGCGCTACATGCAGATCCTCTCGTCGGACTTCCTCGACAAGCTCGGGGTGCCGGTGATCAACATCCACCACTCATTCCTGCCCGCCTTCATCGGCGCGGAGCCCTATAAGAAGGCCAAGCAGCGCGGGGTCAAGCTGATCGGTGCGACGAGCCACTACGTCACAACCGACCTCGACGAGGGTCCGATCATCGAGCAGGACACCGTGCGCGTGACCCACGCCGATTCCGCGGCCGAACTCGCCCGACGCGGCGCCGATGTCGAGCGTCAGGTGCTGTCCCGCGCCGTGCTGTGGCACGCGCAGGACCGCGTCATCCGCCACGGCAACCACACGATCGTGTTCTGA
- a CDS encoding MFS transporter, which produces MTPDAVATRRTASVALIVAVCLVAANMRPTITAVGPLLEQIGEGTGMAPGALGLIASVPLVAWAIFSPLAHDLTRRFGMSRVMLWSLLLLAVGTVVRSVPGPVASLWIGAALIGIALAIVNVLMPAVVKRDFPGNVASMTAVYSALLGGFGAVASGLAVPISEAPWPQDPAGWQFSLLVTGGALLPFAIVAWAWATRGPADVPVPDQGRGPAPGRGRRRVPTGIWRDRTAWLVALYMGLQASVFYMIVTWLAPLSVSIGRSAIVAGLDVMLYQLFSIAGSLILPLLLRGRARTRIPALVPSLAVVGVVGLMVAPDLVLLWAPMLGLSSGASLGMTLTLMAQRARDHDTAAALSGMAQSVGYVIAAMGPVVFGWLHDATGAWLASLALLLVVLAAQSITGIFAGRDRYVLAGRQ; this is translated from the coding sequence ATGACCCCCGATGCCGTGGCCACGCGACGCACCGCGTCCGTCGCGCTCATCGTGGCGGTGTGCCTGGTCGCGGCGAACATGCGGCCCACGATCACCGCAGTCGGCCCGCTGCTGGAGCAGATCGGCGAGGGCACCGGCATGGCGCCGGGCGCGCTGGGCCTCATCGCCTCGGTGCCGCTGGTCGCCTGGGCGATCTTCTCCCCGCTCGCGCACGACCTCACCCGCAGGTTCGGGATGTCCCGCGTCATGCTGTGGTCGCTCCTGCTCCTGGCCGTCGGCACCGTCGTCCGCTCCGTACCCGGACCGGTGGCGAGCCTGTGGATCGGCGCCGCGCTGATCGGTATCGCACTGGCGATCGTCAACGTGCTGATGCCGGCTGTCGTCAAGCGCGACTTCCCCGGCAACGTCGCGTCGATGACGGCGGTGTACTCCGCGCTGCTCGGCGGATTCGGGGCCGTCGCTTCCGGGCTCGCCGTGCCGATCTCCGAGGCTCCCTGGCCACAGGATCCGGCCGGCTGGCAGTTCTCGCTGCTCGTGACCGGCGGCGCCCTGCTGCCGTTCGCGATCGTCGCGTGGGCGTGGGCGACGCGCGGGCCCGCCGACGTGCCGGTGCCGGACCAAGGTCGTGGCCCGGCGCCCGGCCGGGGACGCCGGCGCGTGCCGACCGGCATCTGGCGCGACCGGACGGCCTGGCTCGTCGCCCTCTACATGGGCCTGCAGGCATCCGTGTTCTACATGATCGTGACGTGGCTTGCGCCGCTGTCCGTCTCGATCGGCCGCTCCGCGATCGTCGCGGGCCTGGACGTCATGCTCTACCAGCTCTTCTCGATCGCAGGTTCACTGATCCTGCCGCTGTTGCTGCGCGGGCGCGCGCGCACCCGCATCCCGGCCCTCGTCCCCTCGCTGGCGGTCGTCGGGGTGGTGGGCCTCATGGTCGCACCTGACCTCGTGCTGCTGTGGGCACCCATGCTCGGGCTGTCCTCTGGCGCATCCCTCGGTATGACGCTGACCTTGATGGCGCAGCGCGCCCGCGACCATGACACCGCGGCGGCACTGTCGGGCATGGCACAGTCAGTGGGCTACGTGATCGCGGCCATGGGCCCGGTGGTGTTCGGCTGGCTGCACGACGCTACCGGGGCGTGGCTGGCATCCCTCGCTCTGCTGCTGGTGGTGCTGGCGGCGCAGAGCATCACCGGGATCTTCGCCGGACGCGACCGCTACGTCCTCGCCGGCCGGCAGTGA
- a CDS encoding MarR family winged helix-turn-helix transcriptional regulator, with the protein MSSASPSPSELRSSAGSERLWATAAGGDTAFLLARANARSVASANRALAEYELKVRSYSVLSLVADDARPTQRELSEFLRLDPSQIVALVDDLESRGLARREPDPNDRRANVVVATPAGRELHRRARAAVEAAEVDTFGTLAPDDRERLTALLRSLAVDPVTV; encoded by the coding sequence ATGTCCTCCGCCTCGCCGTCGCCGTCCGAGCTGCGATCATCCGCCGGCTCAGAGCGACTGTGGGCCACCGCAGCGGGGGGCGACACCGCATTCCTGCTGGCGCGCGCGAACGCCCGTTCCGTGGCCAGTGCCAATCGCGCGCTGGCCGAGTACGAGTTGAAGGTGCGCTCCTACTCGGTGCTCTCGCTGGTCGCCGACGATGCGCGGCCGACCCAGCGCGAGCTGTCGGAGTTCCTGCGGCTGGATCCGAGCCAGATCGTGGCGCTCGTGGACGATCTTGAGTCGCGTGGGCTCGCACGCCGCGAGCCCGACCCGAACGACCGGCGGGCGAACGTCGTGGTGGCAACGCCGGCGGGCCGGGAACTGCACCGTCGCGCCCGCGCTGCCGTCGAGGCGGCGGAGGTCGATACGTTCGGCACCCTCGCCCCGGACGACCGCGAGCGGCTGACGGCGCTGCTGCGCAGTCTCGCCGTCGACCCCGTCACCGTTTAG
- a CDS encoding acetyl-CoA C-acetyltransferase yields MNFADDDALIVSIARTPIGRARRGGLIDVRGDELARQVLSAVLDRVPEAAGDDIDDLMLGTAGPDGEQGFNMARVVATLLGRDSLPGTTVNRFCASSIQTTRMAFHAIKAGEGDAFLVGGTESTSRAQPPASAGNPAFDAAAERTRQAMLTDAGWHDPREDGRMPDAYIQMGHTAEYVARVTGVTRTEQDAFALRSQQRAAQSQADGFFAREIVPVVRPDGSVFEADDSLRRGTTAEGLAALEPIFSPAGTITAGNACPLNDGASGALVVSGRYAKEKGITPLARVVSTAVTGLSPEIMGLGPVESSRRALARAGLQTGDMDIVEINEAFAVQVVASARELGLDLEEQVNPFGGSIAIGHPFGATGVRLIGTLLNGLRTRDQTLGMATLCVGGGQGMAVVLERLS; encoded by the coding sequence ATGAACTTCGCCGACGACGACGCGCTGATCGTCTCCATCGCCCGCACGCCGATCGGACGGGCCCGCAGAGGGGGGCTCATCGACGTGCGCGGGGACGAGCTGGCCCGGCAGGTGCTCAGCGCCGTCCTCGACCGAGTGCCCGAAGCGGCGGGCGACGACATCGACGACCTGATGCTCGGCACCGCCGGCCCCGATGGCGAGCAGGGGTTCAACATGGCGCGCGTGGTGGCGACGCTGCTGGGCCGCGACTCGCTGCCGGGCACGACGGTCAACCGTTTCTGCGCCTCGTCCATCCAGACCACGCGGATGGCCTTCCACGCGATCAAGGCGGGTGAGGGCGACGCCTTCCTCGTCGGCGGGACCGAGTCGACGTCTCGCGCTCAGCCTCCGGCTTCCGCCGGCAACCCCGCATTCGACGCGGCAGCCGAGCGCACGCGCCAGGCGATGCTCACAGACGCAGGCTGGCACGATCCTCGGGAGGACGGCCGGATGCCGGATGCGTACATCCAGATGGGGCATACCGCCGAGTACGTCGCGCGGGTGACGGGCGTGACCCGGACCGAGCAGGATGCGTTCGCGCTGCGCTCGCAGCAGCGGGCGGCACAGTCGCAGGCGGACGGCTTCTTCGCCCGCGAGATCGTGCCGGTGGTACGTCCGGACGGCTCGGTCTTCGAGGCCGACGACTCCCTGCGCCGCGGCACCACAGCCGAAGGCCTCGCGGCGCTCGAGCCGATCTTCTCGCCGGCCGGCACGATCACCGCGGGCAACGCCTGCCCGCTCAACGACGGTGCTTCGGGCGCGCTCGTGGTGTCGGGTCGATACGCGAAGGAGAAGGGGATCACCCCCCTGGCGCGTGTCGTCTCCACCGCTGTGACCGGGCTGAGCCCCGAGATCATGGGTCTCGGTCCGGTCGAGTCGTCGCGCCGCGCGCTCGCCCGTGCCGGCCTGCAGACGGGGGACATGGACATCGTCGAGATCAATGAGGCGTTCGCCGTCCAGGTCGTCGCCAGCGCGCGCGAGTTGGGGCTCGACCTCGAGGAGCAGGTGAATCCCTTCGGTGGGTCGATCGCGATCGGCCACCCCTTCGGGGCGACCGGCGTCCGGCTGATCGGCACGTTGCTCAACGGCCTGCGCACGCGCGACCAGACCCTCGGCATGGCAACGCTCTGCGTCGGCGGTGGCCAGGGCATGGCCGTGGTCCTCGAGCGACTGTCCTGA
- a CDS encoding bifunctional 3-(3-hydroxy-phenyl)propionate/3-hydroxycinnamic acid hydroxylase produces MTDVDVLVVGQGVVGQFASLLLARHGHRVLAVERHAQPYALPRAVHYDPDVNRMLAGLGIGAEEQATFSEPAASYDWLNADGRLLLSFPAPLDGEQGWPESTMFSQADLEASLRRQQGRIPTLETRWGTSLTAISQDGDRVTATLVGPDGTAEVRASYVIGCDGANSTVRDLVGIQIQDLDFSSDWLVMDLKMPPRVWTPENGQICDPKRPRSSVSGGPGRRRFEFMLMPGEDAATFSTEENAWRLVEPWGVDPAHAELERLAMYTFHAHCATTWHVGRVFIAGDAAHRMPPFFGRGMVSGARDAMNLTWKIDLVMRGLADEHLLDTYSTERHAHVQYALGMSIELGRVICETDPEKVAARDAHLLARGPLPWNALPPMPPEMLGPGFFPGGEAGADPVAARGGQQHPLLGPDDRVALLDEVAFAEFTILVDRRRLSAEDAAAIRSATPAGLPAKIIEVEPVDAQRPTVHSGVDVTGRYGALFDAIDRAVIVYRPDFHGYGSAVSLDEALTLVGGLSASGSLQKG; encoded by the coding sequence ATGACGGACGTCGACGTCCTCGTCGTCGGGCAGGGGGTCGTGGGGCAGTTCGCCTCCCTGCTGCTGGCGCGTCACGGACATCGGGTGCTGGCGGTCGAGCGACACGCACAGCCCTACGCACTGCCTCGTGCCGTCCACTACGACCCCGACGTGAATCGGATGCTCGCGGGACTCGGCATCGGAGCCGAAGAGCAGGCCACCTTCAGCGAGCCGGCCGCGAGCTATGACTGGTTGAATGCCGACGGGCGACTGCTGCTGAGCTTCCCCGCCCCGCTCGATGGGGAGCAGGGCTGGCCGGAATCGACGATGTTCTCCCAGGCCGACCTCGAGGCGTCCCTGCGCCGGCAGCAGGGGAGAATCCCGACGCTCGAGACGCGGTGGGGAACTTCACTCACGGCGATCTCGCAGGACGGTGACCGTGTGACGGCCACGCTGGTCGGCCCCGACGGCACCGCCGAGGTCCGGGCTTCCTATGTGATCGGGTGCGACGGCGCGAACTCGACGGTCCGCGACCTCGTGGGGATCCAGATCCAGGACCTGGACTTCAGCTCGGACTGGCTGGTCATGGACCTGAAGATGCCACCGCGGGTGTGGACCCCGGAGAACGGGCAGATCTGCGATCCGAAGCGTCCGAGGTCGTCCGTGTCGGGCGGGCCCGGCCGCCGGCGCTTCGAATTCATGCTCATGCCGGGGGAGGATGCCGCGACCTTCAGCACGGAGGAGAACGCGTGGCGCCTCGTCGAGCCCTGGGGGGTCGACCCCGCCCACGCGGAGCTCGAGCGCCTCGCGATGTACACGTTCCACGCTCACTGCGCGACGACGTGGCACGTGGGTCGGGTGTTCATCGCCGGCGACGCCGCGCACCGGATGCCCCCGTTCTTCGGTCGCGGAATGGTCTCCGGTGCCCGTGATGCGATGAACCTGACCTGGAAGATCGACCTCGTGATGCGGGGGCTGGCCGACGAGCACCTGCTGGACACGTACAGCACCGAGCGGCACGCTCACGTGCAGTACGCATTGGGCATGTCCATAGAGCTCGGCCGGGTCATCTGCGAGACCGACCCGGAGAAGGTCGCGGCGCGCGACGCGCACCTCCTTGCCCGCGGTCCGCTGCCGTGGAACGCCCTGCCGCCGATGCCTCCGGAGATGCTCGGCCCCGGGTTCTTCCCCGGTGGCGAGGCCGGTGCCGACCCCGTGGCGGCGCGCGGCGGACAGCAGCATCCGCTCCTCGGACCCGACGACCGCGTCGCCCTCCTGGATGAGGTGGCCTTCGCCGAGTTCACCATTCTCGTCGACCGCCGTCGGCTGAGTGCCGAGGACGCGGCGGCGATCCGATCGGCCACGCCCGCCGGACTGCCGGCCAAGATCATCGAGGTCGAGCCGGTCGATGCGCAGCGGCCCACCGTGCATTCCGGTGTCGACGTCACCGGGCGCTACGGGGCGTTGTTCGACGCCATCGACCGCGCCGTGATCGTGTACCGCCCGGACTTCCACGGCTACGGCTCGGCCGTGTCGCTCGACGAAGCACTCACGCTGGTCGGCGGGCTGTCCGCCTCAGGATCCCTACAGAAAGGCTGA